Below is a window of Lacrimispora xylanolytica DNA.
AACTTCGTTTTTATTTTGTTCATGTCAAAACTCCTTTACTGATTTTTTTTGATGGCAATGACCGACTTCTCAAGAGTAGCCCCTTTTCCTGTAATCCCGGAAACCTGCTGAAATACCGGAGTATTGCTTACGATAATCGGAACAATGGTATCATAGCCTTCTTTTTTTAATGCATCAATATCAAAGGACAGAATTTTAGTTCCCTTTTTAATATGACTGCCTTCTTCTACAAACTTCTCAAAATGCTTTCCTTCTAACTGAACGGTGTTAATTCCAACATGGATAATCATCTCTACCCCATTATCCAGCATAAGACCAAGTGCATGAAGGGTTGGATAGATTAAGGTCACAGTACAGTCTTCCGGAGCCACTACCTCTCCTTTTTCCGGAATAATAGCAATTCCATTTCCTAATGCCATAGAGGAAAATACTTCATCATTTACTTTCGTCATGGAAACAGCTTCACCTTCAATGGGTGAATATATGAATAAATCAGCTTCTGATGGATCGAATTCCGTATTCTTTGTTTCGACTGTTGTCTTTGATTCTGGTGTCTGGGCCACTGCTGTTGCTTCTGTTTTCTTTTTCTTATCTCCCATTTCATCAAAGCCAAACAGGTAAGTAAGTATCATGGCGCCAAAGAAGGATACGCCTACTCCGACCAGATAATAAACAAATGGTTTCATACCAAAGGCCGCATACGTTGCAAAGGTAAGAATTCCGTTATTTGCAAAGGAATCGCCATATACACCGCCAACGCCCATGATAGCTCCGCCAATGGCACCGCAAATGATAGCATAAATCATCGGTCTTTTTAAACGAAGGTTACAACCATAAATGGCAGGTTCCGTAATACCACATACGGAAGCAGATATTGCTGCTGATGCTGCTACCGTCTTTAAATCTTTATTCCTTGTTTTTAACATAACACCCAGAGCTGCTCCACCTTGTGAGAAGTTGGCTGCGCCTGCGAAAGCAAGAAGGTTCTGGTGACCGAACTGAGCTACATCGTTAATACCAATTGGAAGAAGTGCTCTATGCGCACCGAATATAACAAACACGCACCACATACCGCCGATAAAGGCACCGCAGATGGCCGGGCTTAAATTCATCATACCAGTATAAACAAAGGTGATTGCGTTACCGATGTAGATACCAATGGGACCAAATACCATAAAGGTTGCCGGAAGCATCACAAGGAGTGACAGACCAGGAACCAGAATGATTTTTAAGACTTCTGGAATTACTTTTTCTAAAAATTTCTGCACATAGGAAAGAATGAAAACTCCAATGATAATCGGAATAACAGAGGAAGCATAGCTTGCTTTGGTGATGGTAACACCAAACATGCTCACTACATCTTTCCCAGTCATCAGCGCTACGACTGACGGATAACACATGGTACCACCAAGTGCCATTGCAATAAATTCATTTGCCTTAAATACCTTGGCACTGGTATATGCTAAAATAACAGGCATGAAATAGAATAAGGCATCCGTACCAGCCATAATCAGCGTGTATGTCTGATTTACCGTAATATCCACACCTTGCTTCGCTGCCAGAATCTTTGCAATGGTAAGGAATCCCTTTAAAAGACCGGAAGCTGCAATCGCAGGAACCATAGGGGTAAACATAGCAGAAACTGCAATCAGAATGCGGTTCCAGATGGATACCTTCTCTTCGCTGATCTCTGTTGTTTCATCTATGGATATCATAGGAACCATGGCATCATAAACCTGGTTTACCTTGGTTCCCAGCACTACCTGGAACTGTCCTCCGCTCTCTACAACAGAGATGACACCTTCCAGATGTTCGATGGTTTCTTTATTTGCTCTTTTTGAATCCTTTAATTGAAATCTTAATCTTGTAAAGCAATGGGTCAGTCCTTTTACGTTACCAGAACCGCCAACATTTGTTAAGATATCTTTCGCTATTTGATTATAATTCATATACAAAACCCCTTTCAAGTATTTTCTTATCTCCTCATCCGGCCGGAATGACAAAATAAAAAGACCCAATTAAACGAACTCTTCATAAGACAAAATACCCCATCCGTCTTATAACCATTCGTCTAATCCGATCTTGCCTGCATTACCAGTAACACGTCTTCATATTCATTTATTTAGTTGTTCTCAACTTAAGCATAATATATCACTATTTTTTTAATCGCGCAATATCCTTTTTTGTTTTTCTGCATTTAATACAATCTTACTATGTATTTTTTGTCGAAAGTAGACAAATGACAGGAATCTGTTTCACATTCCTGTGGGAATGCCTAAATGCACTCCCACAGTCTGCTTTATTTATCAACCTCCTGGTTACTTGCCATTTTCTTTTTTATATTCATCCATATCTTTTTGGAACGCTGATTTCACTTTGTCATATCCTGCATCCTTAATCTTTCTCCTCATTTCATCAATGGCTTCCCGGGGATTGTCATATTTTCCATAGGCAAGCTGAGGAAGATATTCTGATAAAACATTGGCAATGGCGGCCTGTTCCGCTTCCACCTCATGTTTGTTCAGGATTAAGTTCTCAAATTCATAGGTATAAGCAATTTCATTGAGATTCTCAATCATTTCCTTTGTACCGCTCCAATTGAAGCTGTTTTCCAGCTCCAGGTCATCGTTTCGTCCGCACCAGAAATTAGAATCCAGTTTATCCGTACTCTGGTCCCAGCCTTCCGGGTAAGCAAGCTTATTATCTGAAGTAATGATATAATCTGTCCCCTCGATTCCGTAATTGATATACCGGTAACAGGTTTCATCATTGCGAAGAAGATCATATACCATAAGGGCTCTTTCGGGGTGTTTGGAATTAGCACTAATGGCCGCTGCTCCGTGAGTTTTTAATGGCTTTGCTATGTTTTTATTTTCCTGGCCCCAGGGATACATCTTTGCATCAGAACCCGGCTGCTTCTTATCCATATTAGGCTTTATCTGTGAGTAATAGGTCTGGCTGTGATGTTGATCGCTTCCACTGGTTCCTGCATACATCTCTTCTCTGGAATCCCCGTCAAAATTAAGGACATCCTCTCGCCAGACACCGATTTCATTCCATTGTTTCATCAGCTCGGCTGCTTCATAGATAACATTTGACTCCATATACGGGGAATAGATGGTATAGGGATCCGAAGCGCTGGTAAACCAGAATTCATAGTTACCCGCGTTACAGCCTACCATGACCCGGCTGTCTGTATTGGACTGTATGAACCCTCCGAGTACACCTCCGGAGTTATTTTTCCCAGCCACATCCCAGGGAATTACACCTTCTTTATTTTCTTTAACATACTGAAAATAGGTGGTCAGATCATTAAATTTAGTCACAGTTCCATTTAAAAGACCTGCCTCTTTGGCCCAGTCTCCGCGGTAGAACATCCCGTGATTGGTATACTGAGTGTAATGATCTTCCGGGATAAAATAAATCTCACCCTTATATTTGCAAATATTCCAGTTACCAGAAGCATCAACCTGACTCCAGGTCTTAGGCGCATAAGTTTTTAACATTTCTTCGGATAAGGGAAGAAATGCTCCCTTCTCCACATTTTCCCAGCCGTACAGCCAGTCAGTAGCCGTCGTGATAATATCCATGGAGCTGTCCCCGCTTAGGAGCTGGACATTGTACTGGGTCTGCCAGTCTGCCCATTCTACATAGGTAAGCTTTAATTCTGCATTGACCTTTTCCGTAAGAACCTGATTTAATTCCTTAAGCATTGCCTCACACCTGCCATTGCTTGGCTTATCTCCAAGTACCAGCATGTTGATTACCTCGTGACTGGAGGTATCTACAC
It encodes the following:
- a CDS encoding beta-glucoside-specific PTS transporter subunit IIABC, whose amino-acid sequence is MNYNQIAKDILTNVGGSGNVKGLTHCFTRLRFQLKDSKRANKETIEHLEGVISVVESGGQFQVVLGTKVNQVYDAMVPMISIDETTEISEEKVSIWNRILIAVSAMFTPMVPAIAASGLLKGFLTIAKILAAKQGVDITVNQTYTLIMAGTDALFYFMPVILAYTSAKVFKANEFIAMALGGTMCYPSVVALMTGKDVVSMFGVTITKASYASSVIPIIIGVFILSYVQKFLEKVIPEVLKIILVPGLSLLVMLPATFMVFGPIGIYIGNAITFVYTGMMNLSPAICGAFIGGMWCVFVIFGAHRALLPIGINDVAQFGHQNLLAFAGAANFSQGGAALGVMLKTRNKDLKTVAASAAISASVCGITEPAIYGCNLRLKRPMIYAIICGAIGGAIMGVGGVYGDSFANNGILTFATYAAFGMKPFVYYLVGVGVSFFGAMILTYLFGFDEMGDKKKKTEATAVAQTPESKTTVETKNTEFDPSEADLFIYSPIEGEAVSMTKVNDEVFSSMALGNGIAIIPEKGEVVAPEDCTVTLIYPTLHALGLMLDNGVEMIIHVGINTVQLEGKHFEKFVEEGSHIKKGTKILSFDIDALKKEGYDTIVPIIVSNTPVFQQVSGITGKGATLEKSVIAIKKNQ
- a CDS encoding ABC transporter substrate-binding protein is translated as MRKHGFVASAMAVILSAVMAVGLAGCKGEGVSKNTSPKKGDGSVDTSSHEVINMLVLGDKPSNGRCEAMLKELNQVLTEKVNAELKLTYVEWADWQTQYNVQLLSGDSSMDIITTATDWLYGWENVEKGAFLPLSEEMLKTYAPKTWSQVDASGNWNICKYKGEIYFIPEDHYTQYTNHGMFYRGDWAKEAGLLNGTVTKFNDLTTYFQYVKENKEGVIPWDVAGKNNSGGVLGGFIQSNTDSRVMVGCNAGNYEFWFTSASDPYTIYSPYMESNVIYEAAELMKQWNEIGVWREDVLNFDGDSREEMYAGTSGSDQHHSQTYYSQIKPNMDKKQPGSDAKMYPWGQENKNIAKPLKTHGAAAISANSKHPERALMVYDLLRNDETCYRYINYGIEGTDYIITSDNKLAYPEGWDQSTDKLDSNFWCGRNDDLELENSFNWSGTKEMIENLNEIAYTYEFENLILNKHEVEAEQAAIANVLSEYLPQLAYGKYDNPREAIDEMRRKIKDAGYDKVKSAFQKDMDEYKKENGK